The following proteins are co-located in the Elusimicrobiota bacterium genome:
- the rpsP gene encoding 30S ribosomal protein S16 — protein sequence MVRIRLKRCGRPKAPTYRIIVCDSRKKRDGKVLETLGHYDPKIEKNKISINNERFNYWVKCGAQPSEIVAKLLKNSASSQAI from the coding sequence GTGGTACGAATAAGACTAAAAAGATGCGGCCGGCCGAAAGCTCCGACTTACAGGATTATTGTGTGTGATTCCCGCAAAAAACGCGACGGAAAGGTTTTAGAAACCTTGGGTCATTATGATCCTAAAATAGAAAAAAACAAAATTTCTATAAATAATGAAAGATTTAACTATTGGGTAAAATGCGGCGCTCAGCCCAGCGAAATTGTAGCTAAACTTTTAAAAAATTCAGCAAGCTCACAGGCTATATAA
- a CDS encoding KH domain-containing protein translates to MKELVIQIAKALVDNPETVEVKEIQGEKSTILELKVSDTDRGKVIGKEGRIIKSIRTIVSSAAAKLDKRATVEIVE, encoded by the coding sequence ATGAAAGAATTGGTTATCCAGATTGCTAAAGCACTTGTTGACAACCCGGAGACAGTTGAAGTAAAAGAAATTCAGGGCGAAAAATCCACAATTTTGGAGCTTAAGGTTTCTGATACGGACCGGGGTAAAGTTATTGGCAAAGAAGGACGTATAATCAAATCTATCCGTACCATTGTAAGTTCTGCGGCTGCCAAACTTGACAAAAGAGCGACGGTTGAGATAGTTGAATAG
- the trmD gene encoding tRNA (guanosine(37)-N1)-methyltransferase TrmD yields MRIDIITLFPDMFDRVLSESIIGRAQKKGIIETHTHNLRDFSDNKNRIIDDKPFGGGSGMVIKAEPIYKAIEFVKKQKIRSKPKVIFLSPQGKLLSHKLAKALSKEKHLILLCGHYEGIDERVMKTIDMEVSIGDYVLTGGELPAMVLADTVARLVPGVVKEESSVELDSFVNGLLDYPHYTRPRAFRKLKVPDTLFSGNHKEIEKWRAKSSLKNTLVKRPDLLKNRKLTEVQKKYLQEIKGEKR; encoded by the coding sequence ATGAGAATTGACATTATTACTCTTTTCCCCGATATGTTTGACAGGGTTTTAAGCGAAAGTATAATAGGAAGAGCGCAAAAAAAGGGAATAATTGAAACACATACGCATAATTTAAGGGATTTTTCCGATAACAAGAACAGAATAATTGACGATAAACCATTTGGCGGCGGAAGCGGAATGGTTATCAAAGCCGAACCGATTTATAAAGCAATTGAATTTGTAAAAAAACAGAAAATTCGTTCGAAACCAAAAGTTATTTTTTTATCGCCGCAAGGCAAATTATTAAGCCATAAATTAGCTAAAGCTCTTTCAAAAGAAAAACACCTCATACTTTTATGCGGGCATTATGAAGGTATAGATGAACGTGTAATGAAAACAATCGACATGGAAGTGTCTATAGGCGATTACGTTCTTACCGGAGGGGAACTGCCCGCGATGGTTCTTGCTGATACGGTAGCCAGGCTGGTTCCTGGGGTAGTAAAAGAAGAATCCTCAGTAGAGCTTGATTCATTCGTAAACGGCTTGCTGGATTACCCGCACTATACACGCCCCAGGGCTTTCAGGAAGTTGAAAGTTCCGGACACTTTGTTTTCAGGCAATCACAAAGAAATTGAGAAGTGGCGCGCAAAAAGTTCTTTAAAAAACACATTGGTTAAAAGGCCGGATTTGTTAAAAAATAGAAAATTAACCGAAGTCCAAAAAAAATATCTTCAAGAAATAAAAGGGGAGAAGAGATGA
- a CDS encoding diguanylate cyclase: MDEVKSIEELESEGYRVIDAIAGDVPLSKELQYIVDKIVAEKRGTFYSDILYNMTSERFSEAEAKNLWQEILRHKYVISELFKRNVGVRVAALDYLENIKKLITAPKIIDETEFRETLKLAETDPLTGIFNRRVITREISDEIKNSKKQGYFFSVLMIDLDRFKDYNDSEGHTAGDLILQEVAGIFKSELRKQDMVGRYGGDEFIIVLSKVEKPQAKKIAEKIRLKVENEFKTINITVSIGIAEFPTDGITMDDLISSADEALYRAKEFGKNRVVFFKFIGISYKTKENVNSVTCVGDFNRWNKKQGPMQYLSENGEWVINLNLKPGVYRYKFLVDGTKWIADPGATEFVDDGFGGQCSILKVNLD; encoded by the coding sequence ATGGACGAAGTAAAATCAATCGAAGAACTTGAGTCTGAAGGGTACCGTGTAATTGATGCTATTGCGGGGGATGTGCCGTTATCGAAGGAGCTGCAGTACATTGTAGACAAAATTGTCGCCGAGAAACGCGGTACGTTTTACAGCGATATTTTATACAACATGACTTCAGAAAGATTTTCTGAAGCTGAAGCAAAAAATTTGTGGCAGGAGATATTGCGGCACAAGTATGTTATAAGCGAACTTTTCAAACGTAACGTGGGCGTAAGGGTTGCAGCCCTGGATTATCTGGAGAATATAAAAAAGTTAATTACCGCGCCAAAAATAATAGACGAAACGGAATTTCGCGAGACTTTAAAACTTGCAGAAACAGACCCTCTTACGGGCATATTTAACCGCAGAGTCATAACAAGAGAAATCAGTGACGAAATAAAAAATTCAAAAAAACAAGGATATTTCTTTTCAGTTCTTATGATAGACTTGGACAGATTTAAAGATTACAATGACAGCGAAGGCCATACGGCAGGGGATCTTATATTGCAGGAAGTTGCCGGTATTTTCAAGAGTGAACTGCGTAAACAAGACATGGTCGGCCGTTATGGAGGAGATGAGTTTATTATTGTGTTGTCGAAGGTAGAAAAACCGCAGGCAAAAAAAATAGCAGAAAAAATACGCTTGAAAGTTGAAAATGAGTTTAAAACAATAAATATCACGGTAAGCATAGGAATAGCCGAGTTTCCCACAGATGGTATCACCATGGATGATTTAATTTCCAGCGCTGATGAAGCTTTGTACAGGGCCAAGGAGTTTGGAAAAAACAGGGTTGTATTTTTTAAATTCATAGGAATAAGTTATAAAACCAAAGAGAATGTGAATAGTGTCACCTGTGTAGGAGATTTCAATAGATGGAACAAAAAACAGGGGCCTATGCAATATCTATCTGAAAACGGCGAGTGGGTAATAAACCTTAACCTCAAGCCTGGTGTGTACAGGTATAAATTTTTGGTAGACGGTACAAAATGGATAGCAGATCCGGGAGCAACGGAATTTGTTGATGATGGTTTTGGCGGGCAGTGTTCAATACTGAAGGTTAATCTCGACTGA
- a CDS encoding YifB family Mg chelatase-like AAA ATPase — translation MLSKVYSASIHGINGYIVQVEVDIAAGLPSFSTIGLPDRAVTESKDRVISAIKNSGFDSPTRKITVNLAPADIKKEGVGFDLPIAVGILTAMDQVKIDKLDKYVLIGELALDGSLREVRGILPITLAVREMVNQKKSDIEGIILPLGNASEAAMLNCQKIIGVKNLKEVIDFLNGETAIKPTSLDKEKTNDEFLEYDLDFSEVKGQEFAKRALEIAAAGGHNVLMIGQPGSGKTMLAKRLPTILPLLNFDEALETTKIHSVSGFIAPGKGLLATRPFRSPHHTISNVALIGGGAYPKPGEVSLSHNGVLFLDELPEFHRDVLEVLRQPLQDAIVTISRAQVSLTFPANFMLVSAMNPCPCGFYGHPEKECVCSIFQIQKYINKISGPLLDRIDIHLEVPALKSDELIEESQPSESSKNIRERVINARKIQAKRFNEDKIYTNSRMKPKQTKKHCKLDSQSKKMLKQAIERLGLSARAFDSVLKVARTIADLSGRENIETQHIAEAIGYRSVDKRIA, via the coding sequence ATGTTATCCAAAGTTTATTCAGCGTCAATTCACGGTATAAACGGTTATATTGTCCAGGTTGAAGTGGATATTGCTGCCGGGTTGCCGTCATTTTCAACTATAGGTTTGCCTGACCGCGCAGTAACAGAATCAAAAGACCGCGTCATCTCTGCAATAAAAAATTCCGGGTTTGATTCTCCTACACGAAAAATTACAGTCAACCTTGCTCCTGCCGATATAAAGAAGGAAGGAGTAGGTTTTGACCTTCCAATAGCGGTCGGCATACTAACTGCAATGGATCAAGTAAAAATTGATAAACTTGATAAATATGTTCTTATAGGCGAGCTTGCTTTAGACGGTTCGCTGCGCGAAGTGCGCGGAATTTTGCCGATTACGCTGGCTGTAAGGGAAATGGTTAACCAAAAAAAGTCTGACATTGAAGGCATAATCCTACCCTTGGGAAATGCCTCAGAAGCAGCAATGCTCAACTGCCAAAAAATAATAGGCGTTAAAAATTTAAAAGAAGTAATTGATTTTTTAAACGGTGAAACTGCAATAAAGCCAACCAGTCTCGATAAAGAAAAAACAAACGACGAATTTTTAGAGTATGACCTTGATTTCAGCGAAGTCAAAGGCCAGGAATTTGCTAAACGCGCCCTAGAGATTGCTGCCGCAGGCGGGCATAATGTGCTTATGATAGGCCAGCCCGGATCCGGTAAAACAATGCTTGCAAAAAGGCTGCCAACAATTCTTCCGCTTTTAAATTTTGATGAAGCTCTTGAGACTACCAAAATCCATTCAGTCTCGGGTTTTATTGCGCCGGGTAAAGGCCTGCTTGCAACCAGGCCTTTTCGATCGCCGCATCATACCATATCTAATGTAGCTTTAATCGGTGGGGGGGCCTACCCAAAACCCGGAGAGGTAAGCCTTTCGCATAACGGGGTTTTGTTTTTAGACGAGCTTCCTGAATTTCATAGAGATGTCCTTGAGGTTTTAAGGCAGCCCCTGCAGGATGCAATAGTGACTATTTCCCGCGCCCAGGTCAGCCTGACATTTCCGGCTAACTTTATGCTGGTTTCTGCTATGAACCCCTGCCCCTGCGGTTTTTACGGCCATCCTGAAAAAGAATGCGTATGCAGCATTTTTCAGATACAAAAATATATAAACAAAATTTCCGGCCCGTTGTTGGATAGGATCGATATTCATCTTGAAGTTCCCGCTTTGAAATCAGATGAATTGATTGAAGAAAGCCAGCCGTCGGAGAGTTCCAAAAATATACGTGAAAGAGTAATAAATGCCAGAAAAATTCAGGCGAAAAGGTTTAATGAAGACAAAATTTATACAAATTCCAGAATGAAACCGAAGCAGACAAAAAAACACTGCAAACTGGACAGCCAATCAAAAAAAATGCTAAAACAGGCAATAGAACGCCTTGGTTTGTCAGCACGGGCTTTTGACAGCGTGCTAAAAGTAGCCAGGACTATAGCTGATTTATCCGGGCGCGAAAACATTGAAACCCAGCATATAGCGGAAGCCATAGGCTACCGTTCAGTTGATAAGAGGATAGCATGA
- a CDS encoding ribonuclease HII — translation MSGRYVAGVDEAGRGPLAGPVVASAVILPKNIRIKGIADSKTLNQNQREKAFQAILKHALAIGVGICDHKKIDSINIFNASYLAMKLAVKKLKIKPELIFVDGPFKIPGINIAQKAIIGGDGKSACIAAASIIAKVTRDRLMCRYDKKFPRYGFKKHKGYPTKEHRIAIKKYGITKIHRLSFTLY, via the coding sequence ATGTCCGGTAGATATGTCGCTGGAGTAGATGAAGCAGGAAGGGGCCCGTTAGCCGGCCCTGTTGTAGCTTCAGCAGTTATCCTTCCAAAAAATATCCGCATCAAAGGTATTGCAGACAGCAAAACCTTAAATCAAAATCAAAGAGAAAAAGCTTTTCAGGCAATTTTGAAACACGCCCTGGCCATAGGTGTCGGGATTTGCGATCATAAAAAAATTGACTCAATAAACATTTTTAACGCTTCCTACCTGGCTATGAAACTTGCCGTAAAAAAATTAAAAATCAAGCCCGAACTTATTTTTGTTGACGGCCCTTTTAAAATTCCTGGAATAAATATTGCACAAAAAGCAATTATCGGCGGTGATGGAAAAAGCGCCTGTATCGCGGCCGCTTCTATAATTGCAAAAGTAACGCGCGACCGGCTCATGTGCCGGTACGATAAAAAATTTCCGCGATACGGTTTTAAAAAGCATAAAGGATACCCGACAAAAGAACACAGGATTGCCATAAAAAAATACGGTATAACCAAAATCCACAGACTGTCATTTACTTTATATTAG
- the rimM gene encoding ribosome maturation factor RimM (Essential for efficient processing of 16S rRNA), translated as MKIGYVVKPHGIKGLLSVSLAKKYSLDCSQKIFLEKLSNFCGPYEITCIEQNKNFLLLTIKEINDIEQAEKFSGYSIGIPVKNLPKDIFWVEDLVGCTVLSEKNEELGIIESIMTSGPNDIYVVKTRNNKEFLVPAIKQIVKKVDIPGKKVIIDLIPGLIE; from the coding sequence TTGAAAATAGGGTATGTAGTAAAACCCCACGGGATAAAGGGGTTGTTGTCTGTCAGTCTTGCTAAGAAATATAGTTTAGATTGCAGCCAGAAGATATTCCTTGAGAAGTTATCAAACTTTTGCGGCCCTTATGAAATAACCTGCATTGAGCAAAATAAGAATTTCCTATTGCTTACAATCAAAGAAATTAATGATATAGAGCAGGCAGAAAAATTCTCAGGTTACAGCATCGGGATTCCGGTTAAGAATTTACCGAAGGATATTTTTTGGGTAGAAGATTTGGTCGGCTGTACTGTTCTTTCTGAAAAAAATGAAGAACTGGGCATCATTGAAAGCATAATGACCAGCGGGCCCAATGATATTTACGTTGTAAAAACCCGGAATAATAAAGAATTTCTGGTTCCCGCTATTAAACAGATAGTAAAAAAAGTTGATATTCCCGGGAAAAAAGTAATTATTGACCTAATACCGGGACTGATTGAATAA
- the rplS gene encoding 50S ribosomal protein L19 — MINIIPDLQKKKDFPHFSPGDTIRVIVKIHEGDVERLQPFEGIVIRKHSGGYNETFTVRKVSFGIGIERIFSVYAPNIEKIELVKKGVVRRAKLYYLRKLTGKASRIEDEQTSEVQDKSAAVKA, encoded by the coding sequence ATGATAAACATTATTCCAGATTTGCAAAAAAAGAAAGATTTTCCGCACTTTAGCCCGGGAGACACAATACGCGTTATAGTAAAGATTCACGAGGGCGACGTTGAAAGGCTTCAGCCGTTTGAAGGCATAGTTATCAGAAAACACAGCGGCGGTTACAATGAAACATTTACGGTCCGCAAAGTATCGTTTGGCATCGGTATCGAACGTATTTTTTCCGTATATGCGCCGAACATTGAAAAAATAGAATTAGTTAAAAAAGGCGTTGTAAGAAGAGCAAAACTATACTATTTAAGAAAACTTACCGGCAAAGCTTCCAGGATTGAAGACGAACAGACTAGTGAAGTCCAGGATAAGAGTGCTGCGGTAAAGGCGTAA
- a CDS encoding YraN family protein translates to MGNYKQIIGRQGEDEAALYLKENGYRIIERNFKTRFGEIDIIAFDKYDVVFIEVKKRADASYGLAQSAVDFRKQRKLAKMAFYYIKLKRFNDKNFRFDVLAITDNNVELIRNAFIVQRGFFY, encoded by the coding sequence ATGGGTAACTACAAACAAATAATAGGCCGGCAGGGCGAAGATGAAGCCGCCCTATATCTTAAGGAAAATGGTTATCGTATTATTGAACGCAACTTCAAAACAAGGTTTGGGGAAATAGACATTATTGCTTTCGATAAATACGATGTTGTTTTTATCGAAGTTAAAAAAAGGGCCGATGCTTCTTATGGCTTAGCTCAATCCGCCGTAGATTTCAGGAAACAGCGAAAGTTGGCCAAAATGGCATTCTATTACATTAAGCTTAAGCGTTTCAATGATAAAAATTTCAGGTTTGACGTTCTTGCTATAACGGATAATAATGTGGAACTTATAAGAAACGCTTTCATCGTTCAAAGAGGTTTTTTTTACTGA